A genomic window from Pyxidicoccus trucidator includes:
- a CDS encoding RsmB/NOP family class I SAM-dependent RNA methyltransferase: MASEAIAQVLAGSAAERVLDRTLRDHRHLSRGQRQALKEAVFNVGLWRRRLGFLLGRDDATPPFLLYALLHGLAGVPAPEAAALAGVGEGPPPVLVTGEAPTLALRASLPDWLADHFARELGPEAEDFCAHLNVPGPITLRANPLRTSRDALAERLRSEGVTTRPGSWSPLALLVEGPRPNLYGLPSLREGLFEVQDEGSQLLGLLVEARPGETVLDLCAGAGGKTLLLGAEMKDAGRLMAHDPDPERLDRLLQRAARAGLTRVQVLRSPPSPNLGADRVLVDAPCSELGSLRRGPDLRFHSGPEVLAHFPPLQQDILQHAGDLVRPGGRLVYATCTVNRAENEDIVTAFLASRPEFRLVRPGAGWLPAACVRDEFLFVAPHRHGTDAFFAAVMERSAG; the protein is encoded by the coding sequence ATCGCCTCGGAGGCCATCGCCCAGGTGCTCGCCGGCTCCGCGGCCGAGCGCGTCCTGGACCGCACCCTCCGAGACCACCGGCACCTCTCCCGGGGGCAGCGCCAGGCCCTCAAGGAGGCCGTCTTCAACGTGGGCCTGTGGCGCCGCCGCCTCGGCTTCCTCCTCGGCCGTGACGACGCCACGCCTCCCTTCCTCCTCTACGCCCTGCTGCACGGCCTGGCCGGCGTGCCCGCCCCGGAGGCCGCCGCCCTGGCCGGGGTGGGGGAGGGGCCGCCCCCCGTCCTCGTCACCGGGGAAGCCCCCACGCTCGCCCTCCGGGCCTCCCTGCCGGACTGGCTCGCCGACCACTTCGCCCGCGAGCTGGGTCCCGAGGCCGAGGACTTCTGCGCCCACCTCAACGTCCCCGGCCCCATCACCCTCCGCGCCAACCCGCTGCGGACCTCCCGCGACGCCCTCGCCGAGCGCCTGCGCTCCGAGGGCGTCACCACCCGCCCCGGCTCCTGGAGCCCCCTGGCGCTCCTCGTCGAGGGCCCCCGTCCCAACCTCTACGGTCTCCCCTCCCTCCGCGAGGGCCTCTTCGAGGTCCAGGACGAGGGCAGCCAGCTCCTCGGCCTCCTGGTGGAGGCCCGCCCCGGGGAGACGGTGCTCGACCTGTGCGCGGGCGCCGGGGGCAAGACGCTCCTCCTGGGCGCGGAGATGAAGGACGCCGGTCGGCTGATGGCCCACGACCCGGACCCCGAGCGGCTGGACAGGCTCCTCCAGCGCGCCGCCCGCGCGGGCCTCACCCGCGTGCAGGTGCTCCGCTCCCCGCCGAGCCCGAACCTCGGCGCCGACCGCGTCCTGGTGGACGCCCCGTGCTCGGAGCTGGGCTCGCTCCGCCGGGGCCCCGACCTGCGCTTCCACTCCGGGCCGGAGGTCCTCGCCCACTTCCCGCCGCTCCAGCAGGACATCCTCCAGCACGCCGGGGACCTCGTGCGTCCCGGCGGCCGGCTCGTCTACGCCACCTGCACGGTGAACCGCGCGGAGAACGAGGACATCGTCACCGCGTTCCTGGCCTCCCGGCCCGAGTTCCGCCTCGTGCGCCCGGGTGCGGGCTGGCTCCCGGCCGCCTGTGTCCGGGACGAGTTCCTCTTCGTCGCGCCGCACCGGCACGGCACCGACGCCTTCTTCGCCGCGGTGATGGAGCGGTCGGCCGGGTAG
- a CDS encoding FG-GAP-like repeat-containing protein, with the protein MRSRPGVPWSWGLGVMLALSLGACGVESLEEKVRPPEEGVSQEDDGALTRERPQASLTWDPYADAVASGTTATVLNASAALGAPDGQAATLLGLLNAALVLDLGQGEEGTGDLRVYYRGLSLALVAQVDFLKADGTFIGSSSLHLVELGLGTHIAVATYPGNVPYRYVRLRGAVALYLVDAVETSLRPVCGDGVLSGFEVCDDGNQLSGDGCNSVCQVEPGYTCTGAPTVCTDIDECAAGTDNCNENATCTNIGGSFTCACNAGYEGDGVTCTSTDECAANPCLNGGTCIDGVGSYTCKCAPTYEGNNCQSCSGTLADCNANSSDGCEVNLQSDVDSCGACGIVCSTGQICSNATCQTAPTGQVPGTPVSSPANHNPLAPAVADVNGDGKLDILVTNAESGSTQTPSGSLSVFLGNGDASVQSEVNYGSASLSSNAVVAVDVDGDGWLDAVTVNGQTNLPLINGDISVYKNLGSSAPGTFGAPTSFTTGTPGSVHLCTGDFDHNGVADIATTSVTQSQVSVLFGTGAGNFGAPTFIGIQSTGGTQSTIACRDLNSDGFSDIVVTSPASARLSVLINQGDGTFAAPVAYSNSASGQTAGIAFGDADGDGTLDILSNGAAGRYLFFFKGNGNGTFASGVQSTAAAATAANSALGVVAGDFNGDGKLDAYILVTAASGGVRPMTGNGNGGFTSGTVVTTGASPGLNAIATADMDADGYADLILTNRGSGTVTVVPNGL; encoded by the coding sequence ATGCGAAGCCGTCCTGGTGTGCCGTGGTCGTGGGGACTGGGCGTGATGCTGGCCTTGTCACTGGGGGCGTGTGGTGTGGAGTCTTTGGAGGAGAAGGTCCGTCCTCCGGAAGAGGGAGTGTCGCAAGAGGACGACGGAGCGTTGACGCGTGAGCGTCCGCAAGCCTCGTTGACGTGGGACCCGTATGCGGACGCGGTGGCGTCGGGCACCACGGCGACGGTTCTCAACGCGAGCGCGGCGCTGGGCGCTCCGGACGGGCAGGCCGCGACACTGCTGGGCTTGCTCAACGCGGCGCTGGTGCTGGACCTGGGTCAGGGCGAGGAAGGCACCGGCGACCTGCGCGTCTACTACCGGGGCCTGTCGTTGGCGCTGGTGGCCCAGGTGGACTTCCTGAAGGCGGATGGGACCTTCATCGGCTCCAGCTCGTTGCACCTGGTGGAGCTGGGCCTGGGGACGCATATCGCCGTGGCGACGTACCCGGGGAACGTGCCCTATCGCTACGTGCGCCTGAGGGGTGCGGTCGCGCTCTACCTGGTGGACGCGGTGGAGACGTCGCTGCGGCCCGTCTGTGGTGACGGAGTGCTGAGCGGATTCGAAGTCTGTGACGACGGCAATCAACTCTCGGGAGACGGCTGCAACAGCGTCTGCCAGGTGGAGCCGGGCTACACCTGCACGGGAGCGCCGACAGTGTGTACCGACATCGACGAGTGCGCCGCCGGTACCGACAACTGCAACGAAAACGCCACCTGCACCAACATCGGGGGCTCCTTCACCTGCGCCTGCAATGCGGGGTACGAGGGCGACGGCGTGACCTGCACCAGCACCGACGAGTGCGCCGCAAACCCCTGCCTGAACGGTGGCACCTGCATCGACGGCGTGGGTAGCTACACCTGCAAGTGCGCGCCCACCTACGAGGGGAACAACTGCCAGTCTTGCTCAGGCACCCTCGCGGACTGCAACGCGAACTCGTCCGACGGCTGCGAGGTGAACCTCCAGAGCGACGTCGACAGTTGCGGCGCCTGCGGCATCGTGTGCTCGACGGGCCAGATCTGCTCGAACGCCACCTGCCAGACCGCCCCCACCGGCCAGGTCCCCGGCACGCCGGTCAGCTCCCCCGCGAACCACAACCCGCTGGCCCCGGCGGTCGCCGATGTGAATGGCGACGGCAAGCTCGACATCCTGGTGACCAATGCCGAATCCGGGTCGACCCAGACTCCCTCTGGCTCGCTCTCCGTCTTCCTGGGGAATGGCGACGCCAGCGTCCAGTCGGAGGTCAACTACGGGAGCGCCTCGCTCTCCAGCAACGCGGTCGTGGCCGTGGACGTGGACGGCGACGGGTGGCTCGACGCCGTCACCGTCAACGGCCAGACCAACCTGCCCCTCATCAACGGAGACATCAGCGTCTACAAGAACCTGGGCTCGAGCGCGCCCGGGACCTTCGGCGCGCCGACGAGCTTCACCACTGGCACCCCGGGCTCCGTCCACCTCTGCACCGGGGACTTCGATCACAACGGGGTGGCTGACATCGCCACGACCAGCGTGACCCAGAGCCAGGTGAGCGTGCTCTTCGGCACCGGCGCGGGCAACTTCGGCGCGCCCACGTTCATCGGCATCCAGAGCACCGGCGGCACTCAGTCGACCATCGCCTGCCGTGACCTGAACAGCGATGGCTTCTCCGATATCGTGGTGACGAGCCCCGCCAGCGCACGCCTGTCGGTCCTCATCAACCAGGGAGACGGCACGTTCGCCGCACCCGTCGCCTACAGCAATTCCGCCAGCGGCCAGACGGCGGGCATCGCCTTCGGCGACGCCGACGGCGACGGCACGCTCGACATCCTCTCGAACGGCGCGGCCGGCCGGTACCTCTTCTTCTTCAAAGGGAACGGCAACGGCACCTTCGCGAGCGGCGTTCAGTCAACCGCCGCGGCCGCTACGGCCGCCAACTCGGCGCTGGGCGTCGTGGCCGGTGACTTCAACGGCGATGGCAAGCTCGACGCCTACATCCTCGTTACAGCGGCCTCGGGCGGCGTCCGCCCGATGACCGGCAACGGCAATGGAGGCTTCACCTCGGGCACCGTCGTCACGACTGGCGCCTCGCCTGGCCTCAACGCCATCGCCACCGCGGACATGGACGCGGATGGGTACGCCGATCTCATCCTGACCAACAGGGGCTCCGGCACAGTGACCGTGGTCCCCAACGGACTCTAA
- a CDS encoding dihydrofolate reductase family protein — protein MNLLTFGLNVTLDGCTDHTQGIADDELHDYWTQLMEQSGAMLFGRNTYELMEGAWPAVARDEKAPRAMREWAQKLEAKAKYVVSGSRSDFPWQNTIKVEGDLREAISALKAKTERGVLVGAPKLAAALEELGLIDEYRIVVHPIISGRGPTLFHGLSSARHLELLSTQRFKSGVQALHFRRKAG, from the coding sequence ATGAACCTCCTCACCTTCGGTCTCAACGTAACTTTGGACGGGTGCACCGATCACACCCAGGGCATCGCGGACGACGAGCTGCACGACTATTGGACGCAGCTCATGGAGCAGAGCGGGGCGATGCTCTTCGGGCGCAACACCTACGAGCTGATGGAGGGAGCCTGGCCCGCGGTGGCACGCGACGAAAAGGCGCCGCGCGCGATGCGCGAGTGGGCACAGAAGCTTGAGGCGAAGGCAAAGTACGTCGTGTCGGGCTCGCGGAGCGACTTTCCGTGGCAGAACACGATCAAGGTGGAGGGTGACCTTCGCGAGGCGATCTCGGCGCTGAAAGCGAAGACCGAGCGGGGTGTCCTCGTCGGAGCGCCCAAGCTCGCGGCTGCGCTCGAGGAGTTGGGGCTCATCGACGAGTACCGCATCGTCGTTCATCCCATCATCAGTGGCCGCGGGCCGACGTTGTTTCATGGCCTGTCGAGTGCGCGGCATCTCGAGCTCCTATCGACGCAGCGGTTCAAGTCCGGCGTGCAGGCGCTCCACTTCCGTCGCAAAGCGGGATGA
- a CDS encoding cytochrome P450, translating to MSPSYPFPKDWSLPLEPPAEYKRLRQEAPVCPVRLWDGNTPWLVSRYNDVLTVLGDPRLVADSTLPGFPHLSPAAAARQGRPLAFFLRPDAEYRVQRAMLVQEFMPRRMEALRPRIQATVDAALDAMLAGPKPADLMAAFALPVALQVIGDLLGVPHDGADDLHVLSRTVGSRASSREEARAALMALDDFFLRLVEANLREPGDTLIGRVVTEQVATGRLSPPDAASLFHALYYAGHGPSAYMFGLGTLALLIHPEQLGKFRELEDPAAITAAVQELLRFVNVSHLARQRVATVDVTVGGQLIRAGEGILAQPDSANRDGTVFEEPDRLDLHREAHRNFAFGHGIHLCTGRALALIEFEVVFKTLFQRIPTLRLAVPLEEVRFKKDENLLGVHELPLTW from the coding sequence ATGAGCCCTTCCTATCCCTTCCCCAAGGACTGGAGCCTCCCACTGGAGCCTCCCGCTGAATACAAGCGGCTGCGGCAGGAAGCCCCGGTCTGCCCCGTGCGGTTGTGGGACGGAAACACGCCGTGGCTGGTGAGTCGCTACAACGACGTGTTGACGGTCCTGGGAGATCCCCGGCTGGTCGCGGACTCCACACTGCCAGGGTTCCCGCACCTGTCGCCCGCGGCGGCGGCACGGCAGGGGAGGCCGCTGGCCTTCTTCCTTCGCCCTGATGCGGAGTACCGGGTGCAGCGGGCCATGCTCGTGCAGGAGTTCATGCCCCGGCGGATGGAAGCCCTGAGGCCGCGCATCCAGGCCACCGTGGACGCGGCGCTCGACGCGATGCTGGCCGGCCCGAAACCGGCGGACCTGATGGCGGCGTTCGCGCTCCCCGTTGCCCTGCAAGTCATTGGCGACCTGCTCGGCGTGCCCCATGACGGCGCTGACGACCTGCATGTCCTCAGTCGGACCGTCGGCTCCCGCGCGTCCTCCCGCGAGGAGGCGAGGGCGGCCCTGATGGCGCTGGATGACTTCTTCCTACGGTTGGTGGAGGCGAACCTGCGTGAGCCTGGCGACACGCTCATCGGTCGCGTCGTCACGGAGCAGGTGGCGACGGGAAGGCTGAGCCCTCCGGACGCGGCCTCCCTGTTCCACGCGCTGTACTACGCCGGGCACGGGCCGTCCGCGTACATGTTCGGCCTGGGGACATTGGCGCTGCTCATCCACCCCGAGCAGCTCGGGAAGTTCCGTGAGCTGGAGGACCCCGCCGCCATCACCGCGGCTGTCCAGGAGCTCCTGCGCTTCGTCAATGTCTCCCATCTCGCCCGGCAGCGCGTCGCCACGGTGGACGTCACCGTGGGCGGCCAGCTCATTCGCGCCGGGGAGGGCATCCTCGCGCAGCCGGACTCCGCCAACCGCGACGGAACGGTCTTCGAGGAGCCGGACCGCTTGGACCTCCACCGGGAAGCGCACCGCAACTTCGCCTTCGGCCATGGCATCCACCTGTGCACGGGGCGCGCGCTGGCCCTCATCGAGTTCGAGGTGGTGTTCAAGACGCTGTTCCAGCGCATCCCCACGTTGCGGCTGGCCGTGCCGCTGGAGGAGGTCCGCTTCAAGAAGGATGAGAACCTGCTCGGCGTGCACGAACTGCCGCTCACCTGGTGA
- a CDS encoding condensation domain-containing protein, which translates to MTTAFPMSFAQQRLCFLHRMDPTGAAHATVRCHRVTGPLDPQALREALDVLVARHEPLRTVFPLGTQQQVSPEGHGHIHFLEVATEAEALRHAHEEAARPFELEHGPLLRLTVMRLEPRTHVLVFAVHLLVADGASLQVFTEELAIAYRAALLGEPTGLPELPVQYVDWAAWQREQLTAERRESLSHWWREQLSGVPLFLDLVSPRPVLGRGQRMHRVLPAAVAHGVRALASTERQTVFTVLAAACGLVLRHRAGREQVLLGLAVANRDLPEVERVLGFFVNTVVLQVDLRGDPDFRELLTRVAAATVAAYAHKDLPFEQLVADLAPPRDPTRSPVVQVNFAYHPAGTAGALSLHGCEVTEPLLDLPSAKFELTLRVEERSDGAYTVWAEFDESLFEPAFIEGLLAAYEEILRTATPHARTSLPRSPMGAREQHLSRIFADVLKVASVAPDDDFFQRGGHSLQLVEVAVRIRSEMGQDLSLRELYQHPTVAGVAARLDRTGAPR; encoded by the coding sequence ATGACGACCGCGTTCCCGATGTCGTTCGCCCAGCAGCGACTGTGCTTCCTGCACCGGATGGACCCCACCGGGGCGGCCCACGCCACCGTTCGCTGCCACCGCGTGACGGGGCCCCTGGACCCGCAGGCCCTGCGGGAGGCCCTGGACGTGCTGGTGGCACGGCACGAACCGCTGCGCACCGTCTTCCCGCTGGGGACGCAGCAGCAGGTGTCTCCGGAAGGGCACGGGCATATTCACTTCCTGGAGGTCGCGACCGAGGCCGAGGCCCTGCGACACGCGCACGAGGAGGCGGCCCGGCCATTCGAACTGGAGCACGGTCCCTTGCTGCGACTCACCGTGATGCGGCTGGAGCCCCGGACGCACGTCCTCGTCTTCGCCGTGCACCTGCTGGTGGCGGACGGCGCCTCGCTCCAGGTCTTCACCGAGGAGCTGGCCATCGCGTACCGGGCGGCGCTCCTGGGGGAGCCCACTGGCCTGCCCGAGCTGCCCGTGCAGTACGTGGACTGGGCCGCATGGCAGCGCGAGCAGCTCACCGCCGAGCGGCGCGAATCGCTGTCGCACTGGTGGAGGGAGCAGCTGTCGGGCGTCCCCCTGTTCCTGGACCTCGTCTCCCCGCGTCCCGTGCTGGGGCGGGGACAGCGCATGCACCGGGTGCTGCCCGCCGCCGTCGCCCACGGCGTGCGCGCCCTCGCGAGCACCGAGCGTCAGACGGTGTTCACGGTGCTGGCCGCCGCCTGCGGCCTCGTGCTCAGGCACCGTGCGGGACGGGAGCAGGTGCTGCTGGGACTGGCCGTGGCCAACCGGGACTTGCCTGAGGTCGAGCGGGTGCTCGGGTTCTTCGTCAACACCGTCGTGCTCCAGGTGGACCTGCGCGGCGACCCCGACTTTCGCGAGCTGCTCACCCGGGTGGCGGCGGCCACGGTGGCTGCCTACGCGCACAAGGACCTGCCCTTCGAGCAGCTCGTCGCGGACCTGGCCCCGCCGAGAGACCCGACGCGGTCTCCCGTCGTCCAGGTCAACTTCGCGTACCATCCGGCAGGCACGGCGGGAGCACTGTCATTGCACGGCTGCGAGGTGACGGAGCCCCTGCTGGACCTCCCCTCCGCGAAGTTCGAGCTCACCCTTCGGGTGGAGGAACGCTCCGACGGCGCGTACACCGTGTGGGCCGAATTCGATGAGAGTCTCTTCGAGCCCGCCTTCATCGAGGGGCTGCTCGCGGCCTACGAGGAAATCTTGCGGACCGCGACCCCCCATGCGCGGACCTCGCTTCCGCGCTCCCCGATGGGGGCGAGGGAACAACACCTCAGCCGCATCTTCGCTGACGTGCTGAAGGTCGCCTCGGTCGCTCCGGACGACGACTTCTTCCAGCGCGGCGGCCATTCCTTGCAGCTTGTCGAAGTCGCGGTCCGGATCCGGAGCGAAATGGGCCAGGACCTCAGCCTGCGCGAGCTGTACCAGCACCCCACCGTGGCGGGAGTCGCTGCCCGGCTCGACCGAACAGGAGCACCCCGATGA